CCGGAGGGACTTCAAATTTATAAAATATGGTAAGGATGAGGATGGCAAAGCCGAGAATCACATCAACATGTGCAAGTACAGAAAACTCCATTTCGTTTTTGCTCCTCAGAATTTAGAATAAACACATTTTAAGGTATCCTCAAGTGAAGTTTATTAAATATTTAAGAAGTTTGAGAGATCGGAACATGGAGAACATGGTAGTGCAGAACAATCAGACACTTATAATTACCCGCCCCGGAAAACCATCTGCCGCAAAACATCTATTGCAAATCATCTCTTGCAGGTATTGATTGCAAATTGTCTGTTGCAGGTCGTCTATTTCAAGTTAACAAATATTTATCAAGAGATATAATATTTTCGGTAGAGAAAAAACGAAATAAATAGGTGAATATAGAATTTTTCAGTAGGCTCCGATGTTTTTCTGATTAATATCTTTATCCAGGGTTAGTAAAAAACTTAATCCCTTAATTTAGGATTACCATACCTTCGGGATTAGCCTGTAAGTTCTCTTTGTATACTCCCTGTACCCTTTCACTTTCCGAACTAAGACCTCTTCTTCGAGCTTCAACCTGTACAGGAACAGGAAAATAAGTAATGTCGAAATGCCGAGAGAGTAATATGCATTGAGTATAAGGGGAATACCAGCAGCCTGCAGGAGATTCCCTGCATAAGCCGGATGTCTTATAAACCTGTACGGCCCGCTTTCGATAAGCTCATGGTTATCCCTGATTTCAATATGAGCAGAGAAGTACTCTCCCAGAGTCCATATACCCCATGCCCTGAGGACCGTTCCGGATACTGTCAGCACTGTCCCGGCGGCGGTAACTGCAAAAGAATACCTGGGAAAAAAGCTGTATTCAAGAACAGGAACAATTAAAAGCAGCCACCAGAAAAATAAAAGCATGTTGCGAGTCCATTTACTTGACTGTACTCCTGACAGGTCTGATCCCCTGTATGCGAATTTTTCTGCCCGCAGATAGAATATAAGAACTCCTGCATAAACATAAACTGGCAGATGATAAAAAGAGTTCCAGTTTCTGTCCAGAATTATCCAGGTTTCAACTGCCAGTAACAGCATAAATATGCTTATGATCCAGCTAATACGATCTTCATTCTTGTTTTTGAGCTTAACCATTTACTATTTTAATTAAAGTAATTGTTTTTGTATTTTTCTAATTTCTCAGTAAATCCATGAGAAAGCGCAAAAAGCGGATGAGGCTTTAAAAGGTTTGATATCTCGCCAGAAGTCATGAAAAATAACCGTCAAAAATATCATTGTTGGCAACTTTATTCGGTAATATGAAAGAAGCTCTTCTTCTTATTGATATCCAGAATGACTATTTTCCAGCCGGCAGGATGGAACTTGCTGGCATGGAAGACGCAGCAAAAAAAGTATCTGCCCTTCTAGAATTGTTCCGTAACGCAGGCAAACCGATTTTCTTTATCAGGCATCTTTCTACCAAGTCAGGAGCTGCATTTTTCATACCAGGAACTTCCGGAGCAGATATCCACGTCAGTGTCCAGCCCCTTCAAGGAGAAACAGTCATTGAGAAGCATTTTCCGAATAGTTTTTTCCAGACCGAACTTCTCTCACGGCTGAAAGAGGCAGATGTGACATATCTGGTAGTCTGTGGGGCAATGAGCCATATGTGTATCGATACTACCGTCAGGGCTGCAAAGGAACTTGGCTTCACATCTACCCTAATTGCCGATGCCTGTGCCACTCGCGACCTCAAATTAAAAGACGAAATCCTGCCTGCATATGTTGTTCATTCTGTTTTCATGGCTGCACTGGACGGTATGTTTGCAAATGTTATGACCACAAACGAGTACATTTCTTGAAAACTCCCTTTTCAGGGTTCCTTACTGAAACTCATTATAATAAATTGTTCACTTTCTGAGGCTTAAACTTCTGGTTTTTTGAAGTTTTCCTGACTTTGTTCTGACTTTTTAGAGTTTTGTTTTGACTTTTCGGAAGAGAGCCTCCCATAAAGTTTTGTGAAGGGAGTCGCAGTTATCCCGTGGAGCACAATGGACATACAAATTACCAGACTGACAACAGGCCATATCTCTTCTGTTCCGGTCTGTATAATTGAGAACTGGGCATAGTAAAAGGCTGCTATTCCAACAGGGCCAAACCAGCCTGCAAGAAGAGAGTTCAGATTGCTTTTGATAACGGGCACAAGGGGTCTAATAAGAAAAAGGATAGGTATTCGGTGCAGCAATAAAATTAAGAAAGCCAGGAGTAAGCCATTCCATCCGAGTTTTATCCATTCCTGCCAGGGTGCGACCAGGCCTAAAAGGGTGAACACGGGAATCGTGAAGAAACGGTCCATACCTTCCACTACCCGGTCTTCATCATATCTTTGTTTTGCAGTCGAAGTCATGTTAAAGAGTGTTCCGGCAGCGAAAACAGCAAGAATCCCATCGCTCCCTAATAATTTTACGCTGCCAAGTACGATCAGTGCCATAGCAAGAGTATAGGAAACATAAGAAGATTGGTCAATAGTCTTTTTGCTTAGAGCTGTCCTTAAGAGATATCCGGCAATATAGCCAATTATAGCTCCAAGAGCTACAGCAGCGCCAACCTCCCAGAGGAGGGTATGTATCAGCCAGTGGCTTATAGCCTCTTCAGGCCTGCAGGTAATCAGGAGAATTGGAAGCAGTACGAAAGGGTAACCTAATCCATCGTTGGAACCGGATTCTACTGAGATTAAGTACCTTAGATTTTCAGGAAGGTTATCTTTAGCCAGTTTTCCGCTCAGGATGGATAGTGAAAGAATCGGGTCAGTTGGGGTCATGATCGCACCCATGAGTAGAGCTAACAGGAAACTGAAGTCCAGAATCCAGTAGATAAGCAGACTATTTATTATCCACATAAAAGGCATTACAATTCCAAGCATAGGAACTATGGAGCGCCAATTTTTGAGAGTATAGGTATAAGGAATTCTGAGAGCCACACCCATAACACCGATAGCAAGAGACGTTCTGGCAGCTTCTTGCAGCAGGTAATGGTTCCAGAAACCTGAATTGAAAACAGGTGAAGTTATTAAACTCAGCAAAAAACCCACTATCAAAGCTATAAAAGGTTGTGAGAAGTTCCATTTCCTAATAAGCTGAGAGACGATTCCAAGAAAAAGAACAAGTGAGCCTACAACCACCAGAATAATATTTAGAGCAGTTTCCGTCATCTCACTAACCCTGTTAATTTGAACTGTTTATATCGGTAAAAGAAAAAAGATTAATTAAACAGGTCCTTGTCCAAAAAATAAATAGATCCTAATCCGAAAATAATCTAAAAAGCAAGAATTTACCCTATTTCTTAACAGTAAATAAAAGGTAGTTAGTATTAAAAAACACTACCTTCCAGAAGAAGTAATTCAAGTCGCTCTGCCGTGATGACAGGTAACTTTGCCTGTCGAGCAGTATACTCCAGAAATATCCTCAGGAGGAGGAACCTCTCCTGCGGGCATATTCTCCATTTTCTGTTTTAAACTCTTAATTTGTCCTGCGCACAGCTACTGTCACCTGAACAGGACAGTGTGAGCATTGACACTTATTAATATTTGCCGACACATAAGGAACTTTAAAACAGACAAAATATGTCTGTGCTGTACTTCAGGCATTCCAGACTCTCAGTCTCCGAATTTTTTCGAACTTATAACAGGATATCCTGCATCTATCCAGGCATTAATCCCGCCCTGCATATTGTAGACATCTGAGTATCCTGCATTTACAAGGATTGTGCTGGCTGAAACGCTTCTGTGTCCTGATCTGCAATAGACCAGTATTTTTTTATCTTCAGGAACCTCATCTATCCGGGCTTCAAGAAGACTATCCGGACTCAAATATGAACCGCCGGAATTGGTTACAGGAATAAGGACTGCACCTTCTATATGCGATGAGTTAAACTCGGAAGGCGTACGGACATCAAGTATGAATACATCTTCTTTTTCTATCAGTTCCTTTGCTTTTTCAACGGTTATGTTCTTAATTCCTGCAGGACTATCTTGAGCCCGCGGAGCAAAGATCATTATTGCAATCAGAAGTACTAAAAAAGAAGCTAAGTATACTAAGTTTTGTTTGTCCAATCAGAGACTCTCCTTATTCATTAACAAAGATAGAAACAAGAGAATCCTGAACAGAAAAGGATCTCTTAAACTGTTACCGATAATAACAGGCTTATCTGAATATAAAACAATTACGGAGCACTCCAAAATTTCAGCCTGCCTCTCTGTCGTTTTTGGTCCCTGGTCACAGCATATAAGCCTTATGTAAAACGATTCAGTAAATCCATGTTAGACCAAAAACCGGCAGCGTAAAAATTATCAAATAACACTTTACTGCAAAAAGTTGAGTAATGTCTGTCACTCCAATTTATGCAGAGATAATGAAACACTATCAAAAACTAAAACATTATCATCAAACACAAAAATAGAAAATTAGACCAGTTCGTCGGCCCATTCTGATGAATATCAGTCAGCACTCCACAGGACTCACGTAGTTGAACTTAAAAACTTGCAGCATAGAACTCCAAACTGCTAAAATACAGTATTTATAACAGATTTGTTCATGCTTAATTTCCGATCAAGTGCTTAAGTTCTAACATGAGAGACCTATAAGACCTATATTACATGTTACTGGAGGCTAAGAGTTATTGCCCCTTTAATAACGCAGGACCGTACGAACAAGTCTTTATTGGTTTTCTACTTGTTATTCTAGCCTTACATTTTGTACTTTACCTTACCACCAGTTGCCGAAGCCGCCGCGGCAGCCGAGGTTGCATTTGTTGACTTCCCCGATGGCACCTCTTAGGTTAAACACTTTAATGCAGGGATCGCAGCAGTCTCCCTTCCCAAACCAGTTGTTTCCAAAGCCACAGTTTCCAAATCCACCAAAGCCGCAGTCAAACCTATCGCCAAAGCCACACTTGCCGCCTCTCCAGTCTCCGGCACTTGCTGAGGTAGCTGTCAGTGACGCTACGAAAAGGACTGCCAGGAAAATACCCAGTACTTTTCTCATTTCCATTGATTTATACCCTCCAAAATTTTCTTATTTCCGATACAATTTAAGATTTGTTGACTTTTAGATCCCAGCTTCCATATGTGAAGAAACGGTGTAACAATTGCATGTCAATTAATCATCTGATAATAAATGTAGATAATTAACTGACAGGTATTACACCTACTATGTACATATGAAAGTGATTTCGACATGTATCAACAAATTGTATCCAACACAAAATAAGTATTAGAATTATATAATATATGGAGAAATATAAATTAGGAAAGAAAATATATAAAAATATAAATTTTTTTATATATATTTGATAACCGTTTTGTCAAAACATTACATAATATTCATCGACGTAGTGAAATATATTTACGGCATATTATTTCAA
The genomic region above belongs to Methanosarcina horonobensis HB-1 = JCM 15518 and contains:
- a CDS encoding rhodanese-like domain-containing protein codes for the protein MDKQNLVYLASFLVLLIAIMIFAPRAQDSPAGIKNITVEKAKELIEKEDVFILDVRTPSEFNSSHIEGAVLIPVTNSGGSYLSPDSLLEARIDEVPEDKKILVYCRSGHRSVSASTILVNAGYSDVYNMQGGINAWIDAGYPVISSKKFGD
- a CDS encoding cysteine hydrolase family protein; amino-acid sequence: MATLFGNMKEALLLIDIQNDYFPAGRMELAGMEDAAKKVSALLELFRNAGKPIFFIRHLSTKSGAAFFIPGTSGADIHVSVQPLQGETVIEKHFPNSFFQTELLSRLKEADVTYLVVCGAMSHMCIDTTVRAAKELGFTSTLIADACATRDLKLKDEILPAYVVHSVFMAALDGMFANVMTTNEYIS
- a CDS encoding methyltransferase family protein; protein product: MVKLKNKNEDRISWIISIFMLLLAVETWIILDRNWNSFYHLPVYVYAGVLIFYLRAEKFAYRGSDLSGVQSSKWTRNMLLFFWWLLLIVPVLEYSFFPRYSFAVTAAGTVLTVSGTVLRAWGIWTLGEYFSAHIEIRDNHELIESGPYRFIRHPAYAGNLLQAAGIPLILNAYYSLGISTLLIFLFLYRLKLEEEVLVRKVKGYREYTKRTYRLIPKVW
- a CDS encoding cation:proton antiporter domain-containing protein — protein: MTETALNIILVVVGSLVLFLGIVSQLIRKWNFSQPFIALIVGFLLSLITSPVFNSGFWNHYLLQEAARTSLAIGVMGVALRIPYTYTLKNWRSIVPMLGIVMPFMWIINSLLIYWILDFSFLLALLMGAIMTPTDPILSLSILSGKLAKDNLPENLRYLISVESGSNDGLGYPFVLLPILLITCRPEEAISHWLIHTLLWEVGAAVALGAIIGYIAGYLLRTALSKKTIDQSSYVSYTLAMALIVLGSVKLLGSDGILAVFAAGTLFNMTSTAKQRYDEDRVVEGMDRFFTIPVFTLLGLVAPWQEWIKLGWNGLLLAFLILLLHRIPILFLIRPLVPVIKSNLNSLLAGWFGPVGIAAFYYAQFSIIQTGTEEIWPVVSLVICMSIVLHGITATPFTKLYGRLSSEKSKQNSKKSEQSQENFKKPEV